A portion of the Halobacillus ihumii genome contains these proteins:
- a CDS encoding hemolysin family protein → MTIAIGTLVILIILNGFFAASEIALISLNDKKVKRMADSGDKKAKKLYNLISEPSRFLSTIQIGITLAGFLASAFAADFFAGPLAEALYNAGVPLSQALLETVSVVLITIVLSYFTLVFGELVPKQLALQKYELISNIAVTPLSWLFKICLPVVKLLTFSTDNTVRLFGVDPNAENQEATEEDIRMMVDEGEEKGTIEKAERFMINNIFEFNDKSVSDIMTHRTDMSVLDVESSLQETVQLVNEEKYTRFPVYEEGIDNIIGVLHTKDLIQFVERKDNDGFNVKEMIRKPYYVLETQRVDVVFRDMQKNNMHIAIVLDEFGGTEGMITIEDVIEEIVGEIFSENIGPEINDEEITMIEPGKYSVAGIARLYQLQDVLSIDFPEEEFDTLNGFLIDQIGYVPSVGEKPVIRFKQILFEVTEVTEYRIEKVIVTIDVGEETSEQPSQENS, encoded by the coding sequence TTGACGATTGCCATAGGTACGCTTGTTATATTGATTATTTTAAACGGTTTTTTCGCTGCATCTGAAATTGCCTTGATCTCACTGAATGACAAGAAAGTGAAGCGCATGGCTGACAGTGGTGATAAAAAAGCGAAGAAATTGTACAATCTTATATCTGAACCAAGCCGTTTTTTATCAACCATTCAAATCGGCATTACACTGGCTGGGTTTCTAGCGAGTGCATTCGCCGCTGATTTTTTTGCCGGACCGTTAGCGGAAGCGCTATATAACGCAGGGGTTCCCTTGTCTCAGGCTCTGCTTGAAACGGTTTCAGTGGTCTTGATAACGATTGTGTTATCTTACTTCACCCTGGTGTTTGGAGAGCTAGTACCTAAGCAACTCGCATTGCAAAAGTACGAGTTGATCTCGAACATTGCCGTTACACCTCTTTCTTGGTTATTTAAAATCTGTTTACCAGTTGTTAAGCTGCTTACCTTTTCCACCGATAATACGGTCCGTTTATTTGGAGTGGATCCAAATGCTGAGAACCAAGAGGCCACAGAAGAAGATATTCGAATGATGGTCGATGAAGGGGAAGAAAAGGGTACGATTGAAAAAGCTGAACGATTTATGATCAATAATATCTTTGAATTTAATGATAAATCGGTTTCCGATATTATGACACACCGCACAGACATGTCCGTTCTAGATGTGGAGAGCAGTTTGCAGGAAACGGTGCAGTTAGTGAATGAAGAAAAGTATACACGATTCCCTGTATATGAAGAGGGAATCGATAATATTATTGGTGTGCTGCACACAAAAGATTTGATTCAATTTGTAGAGCGTAAGGATAATGACGGTTTTAATGTAAAAGAAATGATTCGCAAACCATACTACGTGCTGGAAACCCAGCGTGTGGATGTAGTATTTCGTGATATGCAAAAGAACAATATGCATATTGCCATCGTTCTTGATGAATTTGGAGGAACCGAGGGCATGATCACGATTGAGGATGTGATTGAGGAAATCGTTGGAGAGATTTTCAGCGAAAATATAGGACCTGAAATTAATGATGAAGAAATCACTATGATTGAGCCAGGTAAGTATTCTGTTGCCGGGATTGCTCGGCTGTATCAGCTTCAGGATGTGCTAAGCATTGACTTCCCTGAGGAAGAGTTTGATACGTTAAATGGTTTTCTAATTGATCAAATTGGTTACGTACCTTCTGTGGGCGAAAAGCCTGTGATTCGATTTAAGCAGATCCTCTTTGAAGTGACCGAAGTAACAGAATACCGAATCGAAAAAGTTATCGTAACGATTGATGTGGGGGAGGAAACAAGTGAACAACCCTCGCAGGAAAATAGTTAA
- a CDS encoding YkvA family protein yields the protein MSTEKDYDKKLDNFDSSEAIKGKEKHFSENKYLAKLLKYAKKMGVKISYYSLLLFYTFKSPETPKSVKVTIAGALGYLILPLDIVPDFIPVLGFADDLMVVLYALNKVKGHITDSIKEQAHERMKRIFGVNYDGKNEIDANLKPQQED from the coding sequence GTGTCAACAGAAAAAGACTATGATAAGAAATTAGACAACTTTGATTCTTCAGAAGCCATTAAAGGGAAAGAAAAGCATTTCTCTGAAAATAAATACTTAGCCAAACTGCTTAAGTATGCTAAGAAAATGGGAGTGAAAATCTCCTATTACAGCTTGCTGTTATTCTATACGTTCAAAAGCCCGGAAACTCCTAAATCAGTGAAGGTGACAATTGCAGGTGCCTTAGGATATTTGATTCTTCCGCTTGATATTGTGCCTGACTTTATCCCGGTTCTAGGGTTCGCCGACGATTTGATGGTTGTCCTATATGCTCTGAACAAAGTCAAAGGGCATATTACGGATTCGATTAAGGAGCAGGCCCATGAACGTATGAAGCGCATTTTTGGTGTGAATTATGATGGCAAGAACGAAATAGACGCTAATCTGAAACCTCAGCAAGAGGACTAA
- a CDS encoding GNAT family N-acetyltransferase, translated as MKINEKEFHKSNLSYIVRPAIDEDAETLSKVRVEIDGETENLDREKGEDYIDDSSFRKIIKEDTDGNHNLFLVAEVNGKIVGFSRCEGSNLKRLSHKVEFGVCVLKEYWGYGIGKNLLQESVCWADSTEIKKIALTVLETNVKAIELYKKFGFEVEGILKKDKFLSDGNYYNTVLMARLNH; from the coding sequence ATGAAGATTAATGAAAAAGAGTTTCACAAGAGCAATTTATCTTACATTGTTAGACCGGCCATAGACGAGGATGCGGAAACCCTGTCCAAAGTTAGAGTGGAGATAGACGGTGAGACAGAAAATCTTGATCGAGAGAAGGGCGAAGATTACATAGATGATTCAAGTTTTAGAAAAATTATTAAAGAGGATACAGATGGTAATCATAACTTGTTTTTAGTTGCTGAAGTTAATGGGAAAATTGTAGGTTTCTCAAGGTGTGAAGGAAGCAACTTGAAAAGACTTTCTCATAAAGTAGAGTTTGGAGTCTGTGTCTTAAAAGAATATTGGGGATATGGGATAGGAAAGAATCTTTTGCAGGAATCAGTTTGTTGGGCAGATTCAACTGAAATAAAGAAAATAGCCCTGACTGTACTCGAAACCAATGTTAAAGCTATAGAACTTTATAAAAAATTCGGTTTTGAAGTAGAAGGTATTTTAAAAAAGGACAAATTCCTTTCAGACGGGAATTATTATAATACAGTATTGATGGCGCGGTTAAACCATTAG
- a CDS encoding DUF4440 domain-containing protein: MSIENEVATRVYRMRELHEDFSKGRFDEMNEYYSKEFQGYLYMPDQDQVELFNWEQIKEGNESAAAHYKGKDIRFIYSGLTILPQSDTQAAVSYEITHKYKEKMVRALSLEVWRKESDGKWRMLRWYEEKGSVS; the protein is encoded by the coding sequence ATGAGTATTGAAAATGAAGTAGCGACTCGAGTGTATCGAATGCGAGAATTGCACGAAGATTTTTCAAAAGGCAGATTCGATGAAATGAATGAATACTATTCTAAGGAATTTCAGGGATATCTTTATATGCCTGATCAGGATCAAGTAGAATTATTCAACTGGGAACAGATTAAGGAGGGAAATGAAAGTGCAGCAGCACATTATAAAGGAAAAGATATTAGATTTATCTATTCTGGATTAACGATTCTCCCTCAGTCTGATACCCAGGCCGCTGTTTCCTACGAAATCACCCATAAATATAAAGAAAAGATGGTTCGAGCTTTATCGCTTGAAGTATGGCGGAAAGAGTCCGATGGAAAGTGGAGAATGCTCAGGTGGTACGAAGAAAAGGGATCAGTATCTTGA
- a CDS encoding histidine phosphatase family protein — protein MELVFVRHGQAEHTLNVPESLHLLDPALTENGIIQAESLRNQWPLSDTDIIVISPIRRALQTAEIWSEKIKCQTLVSPLVSPRMFPQKQASQTLPCDKILTKEQIMNEFSSFTIDDQVPHRIWVEGINTLPDHEFRFLAIVFLNWCRQQRYNRIYIVSHDGTITSYRQLCSRQKLTRNDFPKETGWCKLDC, from the coding sequence GTGGAGTTAGTTTTTGTTAGACATGGTCAAGCGGAACATACCTTAAATGTACCTGAAAGCTTGCATCTTTTAGATCCGGCTTTAACGGAGAATGGAATTATTCAAGCTGAATCTTTAAGAAACCAATGGCCTTTATCAGATACAGATATAATTGTGATTAGTCCTATAAGAAGAGCTTTGCAAACAGCTGAAATTTGGAGTGAGAAGATAAAGTGTCAAACGTTAGTTAGTCCATTAGTTTCTCCCAGGATGTTCCCTCAAAAGCAAGCATCACAGACATTACCTTGCGATAAAATTTTGACAAAAGAGCAAATAATGAATGAATTTTCTAGTTTTACTATAGATGATCAGGTGCCGCATAGGATATGGGTAGAGGGAATAAATACTTTACCTGATCATGAGTTCAGGTTCTTGGCCATCGTCTTTCTGAACTGGTGCCGACAGCAGAGGTATAACAGAATATACATTGTTTCACATGATGGAACGATTACTTCTTATAGACAATTATGTAGTAGACAGAAACTTACACGGAATGACTTTCCTAAAGAGACTGGGTGGTGCAAATTAGATTGTTAG
- a CDS encoding GNAT family N-acetyltransferase — protein MRNNKIFYNYDRIDRELEEAEGWDGYIVALEDEEVVGAIGGGMIDRDESEIYVLYLAPKRRGEGIGTQLLDYITSVQIEKGSKEQWVSVQKGNHKGIPFYEARGFTKNSEKLAHSNASDEEYISLRMVRGI, from the coding sequence ATGAGAAATAATAAGATTTTCTACAACTATGATCGTATCGATCGTGAATTAGAGGAAGCAGAAGGTTGGGACGGTTATATTGTGGCGCTTGAGGATGAGGAAGTGGTGGGCGCTATCGGTGGAGGGATGATCGATCGTGATGAAAGTGAGATATACGTTTTATATCTGGCCCCTAAACGTCGAGGAGAAGGAATAGGTACTCAACTGTTAGATTACATAACCAGTGTGCAAATTGAAAAAGGATCAAAAGAACAATGGGTATCTGTACAAAAGGGAAACCATAAAGGAATTCCGTTCTATGAAGCCAGAGGATTTACTAAGAACTCTGAGAAATTAGCTCATTCAAATGCTTCTGATGAGGAGTATATCTCCTTGAGAATGGTGAGGGGGATTTAA
- a CDS encoding TetR/AcrR family transcriptional regulator encodes MEKQTNRSPGRPPHHKDKRPTNELILSKASQLFLENSYQDVSMDDVAKACDVTKASVYYYYKTKSELYTETMIRLMHRIRNLTLQLLSEDKPFRTRLLNVAEAYLSVSVDLDTERFIHGAKNMLSKEQLISIQQAEEEMYTSMEESFREAIDQGLISPINPTFAVHGYISLLNTGNYKNADDHTIFSSAREAARSIVDFFWKGLTKDIQDQQD; translated from the coding sequence ATGGAGAAACAAACGAATCGTTCCCCAGGACGTCCTCCCCACCATAAAGACAAACGGCCAACAAATGAACTCATCCTAAGCAAGGCATCACAGCTTTTCCTCGAGAATAGCTATCAAGATGTATCGATGGATGATGTAGCTAAGGCTTGTGATGTGACGAAAGCATCGGTGTACTATTATTACAAAACCAAATCTGAGCTTTATACAGAGACGATGATTAGGCTGATGCACCGGATTCGAAACCTGACGCTTCAACTCTTGAGTGAAGACAAGCCTTTTCGAACGAGACTGCTGAATGTAGCGGAGGCTTATTTATCTGTGTCGGTTGATTTAGATACAGAGCGTTTTATTCATGGTGCCAAGAACATGCTTTCGAAGGAGCAATTGATATCGATTCAACAAGCAGAAGAAGAGATGTATACGTCGATGGAGGAATCCTTTCGAGAAGCGATCGATCAAGGTCTCATCTCCCCCATCAACCCCACCTTTGCTGTGCACGGATATATTTCTTTGTTAAATACAGGTAATTATAAGAATGCCGATGACCACACGATTTTCTCTTCTGCACGAGAAGCTGCCAGATCAATCGTTGACTTTTTTTGGAAAGGATTAACCAAAGATATACAAGACCAACAAGATTAG
- a CDS encoding MMPL family transporter: MKKSLITQWGQIVAGSKTRWLTIMIWLLLVVVLSFVWPQVNQEETNSSQLLPDDAMSVVASGISSEQFSNDSGVPLLVVWHRDGGLEKKDYETIQNIYASLEDDPVSEQKLIPPFAKAPPQALMGASSEDGAALTTPVFFEKGASTESLQHALDQLQERIIDQTGKAAFQEDLSEDGLHVRFTGPVGIQTDATELFSNADVTLLIATVGLVLGLLIILYRSPILALVPLVAVGAAYGLISPLLGFMADQGWIVVDSQAISIMTVLLFGAGTDYCLFLISRYRDELRIEADKNIALQKAVSGSGGAIMVSALTTLTGLLTLGLAYYASYDRFAVPFSLSILVIGIAALTLLPAILAILGRVAFVPFIPRTEEMIQKRERKKGKSLRRPQSTGPINRAIGRWATDKPWIIIISCTVLLGGLALFVPKIDYTYGLLDSFPEDMPSREGFSIIADHYSPGEVAPAEVIVETEGEGANVKETLSSLSVVGSVSDPVEGSENSSLLKYEVTLSTDPYSETAIEAIPDMKSEVAAALEEAGVENAANNVWIGGETAGLYDTKQITKRDQSVIIPAVLIIIALLLLVYLRSIVAMIYLLATVVLSYLGALGLGWLIIDYVYGADGMSGLIPLYAFVFLVALGEDYNIFMVSSIWKKRRHMPLKRAIREGVSETSGVIGSAGLILAGTFSVLAVLPLQVLVQFGTVTAIGVLLDTFIVRPLLVPSLTAVLGRFSFWPGKLWKLKDHKDNLVQKEGEVKE; encoded by the coding sequence TTGAAAAAATCACTTATCACCCAGTGGGGTCAAATCGTGGCTGGTTCGAAAACTCGTTGGCTGACGATCATGATTTGGCTGCTGCTGGTTGTTGTTTTATCGTTTGTCTGGCCGCAAGTTAATCAGGAAGAAACCAATTCAAGCCAATTGCTGCCTGATGATGCCATGTCGGTTGTGGCTTCTGGTATTTCATCTGAACAGTTTTCTAATGATTCTGGTGTGCCCCTGTTAGTCGTTTGGCACCGGGATGGGGGACTTGAGAAAAAGGATTATGAAACGATTCAGAACATATATGCAAGTCTGGAAGACGATCCGGTAAGCGAACAGAAGCTGATCCCGCCGTTTGCGAAGGCCCCTCCGCAAGCGCTGATGGGAGCAAGTTCTGAAGACGGGGCAGCGCTGACAACTCCGGTCTTTTTTGAAAAAGGGGCGTCGACGGAATCCTTACAGCATGCTCTGGATCAATTACAAGAGAGAATTATCGATCAAACCGGGAAGGCGGCTTTTCAAGAGGATCTCTCGGAAGATGGCCTCCACGTACGTTTTACAGGGCCAGTGGGCATTCAGACTGATGCTACAGAGTTATTTAGTAATGCTGATGTGACGCTGTTAATTGCCACTGTCGGATTAGTTTTAGGGCTGTTGATTATTTTATATCGCTCCCCGATCCTTGCACTGGTTCCTCTTGTTGCTGTAGGGGCAGCTTATGGTTTAATCAGTCCATTACTAGGATTTATGGCTGATCAGGGATGGATTGTTGTAGATTCCCAGGCCATTTCGATTATGACTGTCCTATTATTTGGGGCGGGGACAGACTACTGCTTGTTTCTGATCTCCCGTTATCGTGATGAATTACGTATTGAAGCAGATAAAAATATTGCCTTGCAAAAAGCGGTTAGCGGGTCAGGAGGCGCGATTATGGTCAGTGCCTTAACAACGCTCACTGGACTGTTAACGTTAGGGTTAGCTTACTATGCTTCTTATGATCGCTTTGCCGTGCCATTTAGTTTATCGATCCTGGTGATTGGTATTGCAGCCTTAACATTGCTGCCGGCAATTTTAGCTATTTTAGGCAGGGTGGCCTTTGTACCGTTTATCCCTCGTACGGAAGAAATGATTCAGAAGCGGGAACGCAAGAAAGGGAAGTCCCTGCGCCGCCCTCAATCAACTGGTCCTATTAACCGGGCAATTGGGCGCTGGGCCACAGATAAACCATGGATCATTATCATTTCATGTACGGTTTTGTTAGGGGGGCTGGCGCTGTTTGTACCTAAAATCGATTATACGTATGGCTTGCTGGATTCTTTCCCGGAGGATATGCCTTCACGTGAAGGATTCTCCATCATTGCCGATCATTATTCACCTGGGGAGGTGGCCCCTGCCGAAGTGATTGTTGAGACAGAAGGGGAAGGGGCAAATGTGAAAGAGACATTGAGCTCGCTTTCTGTTGTGGGTTCGGTTAGTGACCCGGTGGAAGGATCGGAGAATTCATCCTTACTGAAATACGAAGTCACCTTATCCACTGATCCCTACTCGGAAACAGCTATTGAGGCGATTCCGGATATGAAGAGCGAGGTAGCAGCTGCTCTTGAGGAAGCAGGGGTAGAGAATGCCGCCAATAACGTGTGGATTGGAGGGGAAACGGCTGGACTTTATGATACGAAACAAATAACGAAGCGAGACCAATCCGTAATCATCCCGGCTGTGTTGATCATCATAGCATTGCTGCTGCTCGTTTATCTGCGCTCGATTGTAGCCATGATCTATTTACTAGCAACCGTAGTGTTATCATATCTCGGTGCTTTAGGATTAGGATGGCTGATTATCGATTACGTTTACGGAGCAGATGGGATGTCAGGATTAATCCCACTTTATGCATTCGTATTTCTAGTGGCCCTGGGCGAAGACTATAACATATTTATGGTCTCAAGCATTTGGAAAAAACGCCGTCACATGCCGCTTAAACGGGCTATACGTGAAGGGGTAAGTGAGACGAGCGGCGTTATAGGTTCAGCAGGACTCATTTTGGCAGGCACATTTTCGGTGCTTGCTGTACTGCCGCTTCAAGTTTTGGTTCAATTTGGGACAGTGACGGCTATTGGCGTTCTCCTGGATACGTTTATTGTCAGACCATTACTGGTTCCTTCTCTCACCGCTGTATTAGGAAGGTTCTCATTCTGGCCGGGTAAACTGTGGAAGTTGAAGGATCATAAAGATAACCTGGTTCAAAAAGAGGGAGAAGTTAAGGAGTAA
- a CDS encoding PH domain-containing protein has protein sequence MLTFRSEIDSLFAAITTVVLLIIGIIFLVPYVFDESTHTFTFTLVWLSLFFLTMAFILWVSFSIKYIFHDDYLYVKGGPFFSKIPYGEITRAAPTKDIYTGYRILSSSNGLEVHYKSGVLGSVKISPRDRHRFLSELRKHCPEADIYD, from the coding sequence ATGTTGACATTTCGATCTGAAATAGATTCGTTGTTTGCAGCGATCACAACGGTAGTCCTTCTTATCATTGGAATTATCTTTTTGGTTCCATATGTCTTCGATGAATCCACGCATACCTTTACTTTTACCTTAGTATGGTTATCATTATTTTTTCTTACCATGGCGTTTATTTTATGGGTCTCTTTTTCTATAAAATATATATTTCATGATGATTATTTGTATGTGAAAGGCGGGCCATTCTTTAGCAAAATTCCTTATGGCGAGATTACCAGAGCAGCCCCTACGAAAGATATATACACAGGGTATCGAATATTGTCTTCCAGTAATGGGCTTGAAGTCCATTATAAATCTGGAGTCCTCGGGAGTGTGAAGATTTCTCCGAGAGATAGACATAGGTTTCTTTCTGAGCTCAGGAAGCATTGTCCCGAGGCTGATATTTATGATTAA
- a CDS encoding Bcr/CflA family efflux MFS transporter yields the protein MLHNPTGKERIGLALLLGMLGILGPLNIDMYLPSFPAIAEDFGASASLVQLSLTACLIGLAVGQLVVGPISDAQGRRKPLMIFIFLFALASLFCALAPNIITLVAARFLQGFTASAGVVLSRAVVRDVFSGRELTKFFALLMVINATAPMIAPMTGGAILLLPFATWNTIFYFLCILGLIIVSVIALKLPETLPSEKRIPSSIGHSFRTIGSLLKDRSFIGYALTIGFIHGGSFAYVSGTPFVYQGIYDVSPQVFSILFGINGLAIISGSFIIGRMGGIIHERSLLRTAVIIAVSATFFLLIMTIIEGPLAMLVIPIFIYMTSMGMILTSTFTLAMEKQGYRAGSASAVLGMLPLLFGSMVSPLVGIDETTAVPMGAALFITASIGSVAFFTLTTKSQQAEA from the coding sequence ATGCTGCATAATCCAACAGGAAAAGAACGCATAGGGTTGGCCTTGCTTCTCGGTATGCTTGGGATATTAGGTCCCCTTAATATTGATATGTATTTACCAAGCTTCCCGGCGATTGCTGAAGACTTTGGGGCTAGCGCTTCACTTGTTCAGCTCAGTTTAACTGCCTGTTTGATCGGGCTTGCAGTCGGTCAGTTGGTCGTTGGTCCTATAAGTGATGCACAGGGCCGAAGGAAACCGCTCATGATTTTCATTTTCTTATTTGCGTTAGCATCTCTTTTCTGTGCGTTGGCACCGAATATTATTACGTTAGTGGCAGCCCGCTTCCTGCAGGGCTTCACGGCTTCAGCAGGGGTGGTTCTTTCTCGTGCTGTCGTTCGCGATGTGTTTAGCGGAAGAGAGCTTACGAAGTTCTTTGCACTGTTAATGGTGATCAATGCAACGGCTCCAATGATTGCCCCCATGACCGGTGGAGCCATCTTGCTTTTACCATTCGCTACATGGAATACGATTTTTTACTTTTTATGCATTCTTGGATTGATCATTGTTTCAGTCATTGCTTTAAAATTACCCGAAACCTTACCATCTGAGAAGAGAATTCCAAGCTCGATTGGTCATTCTTTCCGTACTATTGGCAGTTTACTAAAAGATCGTTCGTTTATCGGCTACGCCTTGACGATTGGCTTTATTCACGGCGGCAGCTTTGCTTATGTTTCAGGAACGCCTTTTGTCTACCAGGGGATATATGACGTGTCGCCCCAAGTATTTAGTATTCTATTTGGTATTAATGGCCTGGCGATCATTAGCGGGAGTTTTATCATCGGACGCATGGGAGGAATCATTCATGAGCGCAGTTTGCTAAGGACAGCTGTCATTATAGCTGTGAGTGCTACCTTCTTCCTGCTTATTATGACGATCATTGAAGGACCGTTAGCCATGCTTGTGATTCCGATTTTCATTTACATGACGTCTATGGGAATGATTCTTACAAGTACCTTCACACTTGCCATGGAAAAACAGGGATATAGGGCAGGAAGTGCAAGTGCTGTTTTAGGGATGCTTCCGTTACTATTTGGGTCGATGGTTTCTCCACTTGTCGGCATCGATGAAACGACAGCTGTACCGATGGGAGCCGCTTTATTTATTACGGCATCCATAGGTTCTGTAGCCTTTTTTACGTTGACAACAAAGAGTCAACAGGCAGAAGCATAG
- a CDS encoding lipopolysaccharide assembly protein LapA domain-containing protein, which translates to MYLMSTFEHSTYLELAISALEMKKIPKESILAIPLNNRTENRRLLDTIHHSDGISLFDLGAALGTGFSVIGASIGFRLDWGPIVWGIIAAIVGFVIGVLISLWFNTKKRKKQRKLRGKTSELILIIYCDEEKIEMVEEILWDNLALGVATLDNDYQSV; encoded by the coding sequence ATGTATCTGATGTCTACCTTTGAACATTCGACATATTTAGAATTAGCAATTTCGGCACTTGAAATGAAAAAGATTCCAAAAGAGAGTATCCTGGCTATTCCTCTGAATAACAGAACAGAAAATAGAAGGCTGCTTGACACAATTCACCATTCAGACGGGATCAGTTTATTTGATCTCGGAGCGGCTCTTGGGACTGGCTTTTCGGTAATTGGAGCTAGTATAGGATTTCGTCTGGATTGGGGACCGATTGTCTGGGGGATCATTGCAGCAATAGTTGGGTTTGTTATAGGAGTTTTAATTAGTTTATGGTTCAACACAAAGAAACGTAAAAAACAACGGAAATTAAGGGGAAAAACGTCTGAGCTCATTCTCATCATTTATTGCGATGAAGAAAAAATTGAAATGGTCGAGGAAATACTATGGGATAACCTTGCTCTTGGTGTAGCCACTTTAGATAATGATTATCAAAGCGTATAA
- a CDS encoding SLC13 family permease, whose protein sequence is MHKKTWLITLSILLYLLFFLPFFHMDIKLQAAAALVMIQILWIGRVFPLAFSSLLLILLLSFHFFTYSETLAYFSSEVVWLLFSTFIISHAFIETGLASRISLQLLKISRGSGRALVLISFILMLVLSILIPSNVGKANLVTSVLDRLLKNLKEFSEVKNLGAALFIGISYLAAISGAFVATGASSTIYTFGLFSDLSTDLNYITWMLYFAPPILVYVVLLWGLFLYYFPPENIKKQHLLQLLNNRLAELGRLSMPEKKVIAIMSLTLVLWATQSLHGFSIPLIGLLGAVLTVLPGIGVWKWEQARTSVNWDMMLFFASTLMVSGMLVKTGTIKWIADFLIESMVTQSAMLVVLTLVLCTALIRIIFVNILGFLTIMIPLSIQIGENLAGFSPLVVAMAVFLTGIPGFFLITQSPVNLISYSYGYFTDRDLLKIGLPSALMWLIIIGCSVVLFWHYLL, encoded by the coding sequence ATGCATAAAAAGACATGGTTAATAACGCTTTCTATCTTGTTATACTTACTATTTTTCCTGCCGTTTTTCCACATGGACATCAAACTTCAGGCTGCAGCCGCCCTGGTGATGATTCAAATACTCTGGATCGGCCGGGTGTTTCCATTAGCGTTTAGCTCGCTCTTACTCATTCTGCTGCTTTCATTTCATTTTTTCACGTATTCGGAAACCCTTGCCTACTTTAGTTCGGAGGTCGTATGGCTGCTGTTTTCGACCTTCATTATTTCGCATGCTTTTATCGAAACGGGTCTGGCAAGCCGCATTTCCCTTCAATTGCTGAAAATTTCTCGTGGCTCCGGACGTGCGCTGGTCCTGATCTCCTTTATTCTAATGCTTGTGCTGTCGATCCTAATTCCTTCCAACGTAGGTAAAGCCAATCTTGTCACTTCAGTACTTGATCGCCTGTTAAAAAATTTAAAAGAATTCAGTGAGGTGAAAAATTTAGGGGCAGCTTTATTTATTGGCATCAGCTACTTAGCTGCCATCTCCGGAGCTTTTGTTGCCACAGGTGCAAGCTCTACTATCTACACGTTCGGACTTTTTTCAGACCTTTCCACTGATCTGAATTACATAACATGGATGTTGTATTTTGCTCCACCGATTCTCGTATATGTCGTCTTATTATGGGGGCTGTTTTTATATTACTTTCCACCCGAAAACATTAAGAAGCAACATTTGCTGCAGTTGTTGAACAACCGCTTAGCAGAGTTAGGACGCCTAAGTATGCCTGAGAAAAAGGTTATAGCCATCATGAGTCTGACGCTCGTTTTATGGGCCACACAAAGTTTGCATGGCTTTTCCATCCCTCTAATCGGGTTGCTAGGAGCTGTCTTAACTGTTCTACCCGGTATAGGGGTATGGAAATGGGAGCAAGCCAGAACTTCCGTCAATTGGGATATGATGTTGTTTTTCGCCAGTACCCTGATGGTCTCAGGGATGCTCGTGAAAACCGGGACGATTAAATGGATCGCTGACTTCCTCATTGAGTCCATGGTCACACAATCAGCAATGCTTGTTGTGTTGACTCTCGTTCTATGTACAGCCCTGATTCGGATTATTTTTGTGAACATTCTTGGTTTCCTGACAATCATGATTCCGCTCTCTATTCAAATCGGTGAAAACCTGGCAGGATTCTCACCACTCGTTGTAGCGATGGCTGTGTTCTTAACTGGAATTCCTGGATTTTTCCTAATCACCCAATCACCCGTAAACTTAATCAGCTACTCCTACGGATATTTTACAGATCGGGATTTACTTAAAATCGGCCTGCCTTCTGCCCTAATGTGGCTGATCATCATTGGATGTTCTGTCGTCCTGTTTTGGCACTATTTATTATAA